AGTGCTCACCTCCACAGGTGTTCCCGGAGGGGGTGGGCTGAGACACACAGGAGAGGAGCCAGTCTGGGACAAACACTGGCTTTTATGACAGCCTGTGGCagggagaagcagggaggggTGAGTTCTAAGACAGGTTTCCCAGGGCCCAGCCACGGCCCACTCaggtcagccagcctgagggcctGGCCTCAAGGGGGTCTGAGGCctttgcaagagggcacaggtgtCTGAGGCCAGCCAACCTGCAGAGCACCTGTTTcctcggcagggctgagggaaggggCCCACAAGAGGGTTTCCGGAAATCACCCCAAGTTCAGGAGCCTCCACGGCCATGGAGGCTTCCAGGGACCATTTCGTTCTGGCCGGGGCCATCTGGGAAGCGGTGAGGAGCCAGGGGGGGACCTGGTGTCCCTTCTCGGCCTGCTGTAGCGGGAGGTCGTAGGTCCAAGTCCCGACACCCAGAGTCACCGGAGAGGAAACCCATGCAGAGTCAGGAAGCCTGGTCTCTGTGCCCGCCCTGCCCGAACCTCCATGTGTCATGTTAGCTGAGACAAGTCGTTTAACAAACTGAGACTTCGTTTCCACATCTGTGACAAGCAAGGCTCATCTGGGGGCCCCCGAGGGTCTTCACCCTTCGGGGTGCAGAGAGCAGAGTCAGGTCTGGTGTGGCTTCTGTCCCCGCTGagtggggaggagacagagaccCGGAAAGCCAACTCTCTGATGGTTTTTGTTTGAATGCTTGACGCTGCTCAGGCTGCAGCCTCGTTTTGTTTGAAAAACAGCCCTTCTTGTCTGGATCCGGCTCTCTGTCCCTCCAGCGGAGTGTGAGTTCCTTCCAGGGTGGGTTGACATGCTCAAGAGTTGCAAGGACTCCCTGTTCTGAATAACCGCTCGTAAGATGACAATGTTTCATTcccaccccacacacatgcacacgtgtgcgcacacacacacatacacccaggCGGCTGTGTGAGGCGGTCCCACCTCAGGCGGGTGTGGCGAAGTGCTCGGGGAGGGGTGAGCAGGTTGCCACGCTGGTCctccgaacagcaggctgtggctccttcctgggcctgTGCTTCCTGTAGCTGCCTGTCCCGGGGCTCCCTGTGGCTTGTACATACGTGGTGGTGTGGCACACCCGCCCCTGCACCGTAACTGCCATCCTGCCGAAATGACTCCGTCCCCGACGTCCCGCACCCGAGTGTTAGCTCTAGGCTCCTGTACTGTGTGCACCTACGCTCTGTCCAGTTACGAAATAAACGTGTTCCTCACGCAGCACCAGCGCGCGGGCCTCTGCTGTGCGTCATTTGCACATCGGGTCACGGGTGGGGGATCTCAGACTTTTCACAGAGGTTGAGAAGTTAGGCCAAAATAGGTCTTGGACATAAGTGTGAAACACAAAGCGGTAACACTTCTAGACATACCAAAATGCATCACTGAGAAAACGACCGGGAACTGGGAGAAGGTATTTGTAAAACTAGGTTAGGACAAAGgatttgtatccagaatatataagaaCACATGAGGCATCGTTAGAACTCAGTAATAGAAAGGCATACacttaataaaaaatgagcaaaaagtaTTTGACCAATAAGCTCACAGCAAGGTGCTTAGCATCCTCCGTCATCAGGAAAATCTGATCGAAACCATAAATAAAGGGAAGTGAACTCTGGGTAGGGTAGACAATGTGTGTGAATCTTCACACCAACTTCCTTCACAGCCCACACGTCTCACCCACGGCTCTTGTGTCACATACCACGGCTGTCACCCATAGGCAACGCTGTGGCAGCTTTATTCGTATCaggcaaaaaaacaaagaaaaaaatacctaagtGTTCACATCAGAGAAATTGGACACACCAGCTGTGGTCCTTACATGGGATTCCATTCAGCAATAACAAGGTCAGTGCCCCTCACAGACCCGGGCTCCGGTGACGGGTCCCTGTCCACGAGAAACTCGAGCCTGTGGGAACATGAGCCAGAAGAGTGGACGAGTGGCACCAGGAAGGAAGGCGAGAGGCCCGAGGACGGTGGGAATCTTCCCTTCCTGGGTGACGGCGTGGCTACTGGGTTCAGGCGTTTGTCATAGGGTGGAAGTTTCCGCTGAAGGCTGATGAGCTTCCCTTTAAGTTTTATCTAAAAATCAGAAagtacctaaaaataaaaaatgagtcgACATCGATCAGCAATGTGAATCACTGGTCCCGGTATGGAGGTCGGCGTGCTCACAGTGGACTGTGACCGTGCCTTCTGTGTGTTCTGCGTGGACACGTGGAGACGGAGGGCCAGGTCCCACCTGGTGGGGGCAGGAGTTACAGGTACAGACGAAGGCCAGTGGGTGCTGACGATGGAATGGGAGGCCCAGCATGGACTCACTCTCCACATGGTCCCTGAGGGAACCCTGGCTTGCCTGTGTCCAGTCTCTAGGTCTCTGTGGCTTCAGAATGTCCCCCCACTCCTGAGAGGCCTGGGCCTCGAACGAGGAAAGGACAGGGgcagctcccaccccccaggctggAGTCTGCCCGGGTCTGTCTGCCATCCAGGGTGAGGTCCGGTGAGCAagggggatggtgggtgggtttCCTACAGGGCTGCCCAGGGTGGAATGCTTGTGGGTGTTAACTTCACCCTCTCAGTAAAAGTCCTGGACCTCAAAACTGGGGACAGCCAGGAAGACAGCCAGCTCCTTGTCCTCCATGCTGTGGGTTCCCCTTCCCGGGTCTCAGTCTCCCTTCTGTGCAGGGAGAGTCTGGCAGGCACAGGCGTtggattagaaaaataaaaacgaggaatggaagggagggggagtgggCAGGACACAGAAGCCCTCTGTTCCCCAGGAAACAGGTTCTGGTGGGATGAACACAAGGGGGCGCTGTGTGCACCCTGCCCATGGAAGGCGCTGCCACAGCTCCAGGGAGCCAGCTCCAGAGCCGGGGCAGCATGCGGGCCCCAGGGCCTGCTGGGGTGCGGCCAGGTGACGTCATGCTCAGCTGGACTCCCACAAAGGAAATGCAAACCAATTTTGATGGCAGTGTCCCTGACTCCTGGGTCCCTCTGGACTGGAGAGACATGGCCCAGACATGGGTCCGTTTGGCACATAGTGGGTGTGGAGAGGCGTTCACAGGTAATCCCTACGTGCCAAGGGCCCGTGGTCTGAACGCAGCTCCTGAACTCCCCAGCCGGCCATTTTGCTTTCTTAGAAAAGCATTTATGTGTCCGCACTGCCATGCAGAACACTCACCGCATATAGTGAGGGGACCTTTCTGCTGGCTCAGAGCAGCCCTCGTGGAGCCCCCATGACTTCCTTGTGGGGTGACCTGGCCCCACAGATGGCTGCCTTCATGCAGGGAACTGGTGGCGTGTGACCCAGAGGGCAGGCAGAGCCAGGAACCCGCCCAAGCGGGGGACTCAGCCGAGGCACAGGGAGCTGCCAGGCgtggagctgggagcctgggtgtggCATGGTGCTCGATGGAGGCTTTGAAGAGCTGTGGCCAGGCTGCAGCCCTGGGCTGGCCGAGTGGGTGAGTGTCCTGGTGTGTCTCACGCCCTGGGGAAGACGCCTGGCTGAGGGCCGGTCCGCTGTGGGCgttcctggctctgctcctgggTCTGCAGCAggtgggatggaggtgagggTGCAGGTGTGGCGTTCCCAGGAGTGCCAGCCCAGATGGACGCTTCCACGGCTCCCCCGCCCTTGGGTCCTGGGGTGGGTCAGCCCCGACACGTCAGCTCAGGTCCCCTGCTCAGTCTGGCTCCATAGAGCCCCCGGGGCCGATGGCTGGTCTGAACGTGTCTCTCTCGTTCTTCTTGGCCACCATTGCCGTGTGCCAGGCGGCCAGGAGGGCGTCCAAGGCCCTGCTCCCCAAAGGTGCCTACGCCAGCTTCGCCCTGGAGGCGGCGGGCGCGGCCCAGCTGGGGGCCTGCTGCCTGGAGATGCGGATGCTGGCAGAGCTGGGCCCCTGGGCCGGGGGCTTCGGGCCCGACCTGCTGCTGACCCTGCTGTTCCTGCTCTTCCTGGCACACGGGGCCACCTTCGACGGGGCCTCGGCCAACCCCACCGTGTCCCTGCAGGAGCTCCTCCTGGCTGAGGCCTCTCTGCCCGGCACACTGCTCAAGCTGGCGGCCCAGGAGCTGGGCATGCAGGCGGCCTGCGCCCTGACCCGGCTCTACTGGGCCTGGGAGCTCAGTGACCTGCACGTCCTGCAGAACCTCATGGCCGAACACTGCAGCTCGGCCCTGCGCACCACCGTCGCCCACGGCGCGCTGGTGGAAGGCGCCTGCGCCTTCGTCTTCCATCTGACCCTCCTCCGCCTCAGGAATAGCCTTCCCGTCTACAGAGTGTCAGCCGTGGCCCTGCTGGTCACCGTCAGCGCCTACACAGGTGAGACCTGGCGTCTCTCCCCTGCGTGTCCTCAGAACCTCTGCCTCGGCGGCTGCCATGCCACCAGCAGCTGTGGGCAGGAAAGGGGCTGCCCAGCTGAGGGGCCCGTGAGCCACAGACACTGGGGAGGCCATTCCCTGGGAAGCAGGTGGTGGTATGACCAATGGGACTGGACACGACATGGCAGGTGGGACCCCAGCCCCTGTCAGGGCCTCCCTCCTGGCTAGGCCTCTCCACACTCCGAGCGCCTTCCAGAAGCTGAACCAGCGGAAAGGCCCACCTCACTATATGCGGTGAGTGTTCTGCATGGCAGCATAGACACAAAAATGCTTTTCTAAGAAAGCAAGGTGGCCGGCTGGGGAGTTCAGGGGCAGATGGGCAGCCGGCGGTTTCTCCAGGGTGCGGCCCAGGCTCCAGGAGGCAAGCCCTGCATCTTCTGTCACCCCTTCCTAGGGTGCCGGGTCCTGTCCTTTCTTCCTTACCCACGTCTCCACCTCCCCTGTCGGCTCCAAGAGCCTACTGAGGTGGCAGCAGACACTCCACCCCCCTTTGGGgtcactgccccccccgccagcaaaCCTCCTGACCAAATTCtcatgggtccctcagcccctgtGGGAGCCGCCCTGAGCCTCCCCTTGGCCCCGCGCTGCATTTGGCCCTTAGATGGAGGTCACCTATCCTGAGGTCCCCTGCTTGGGCCTGCCCCCAGTGTGACGGGGCCTTTCCCACCTTCATGGAAAAGCGAGCACCAGTGACCACAGACCTTACTTTCCAGCTGTCCCTGCGTTGGGGACAGAGCTGGGCCAGGACGCGGAGAAGCCAGGCTGGGCCCTGCGGTCTGTGGGATTTGCCCCTAGGAGGGTCCTGCTGGGTTGCAcgctccctctgcccctggcacCGGGGACGGGGTCGGGGTAGGACAGCAGCGCCTCTCAGGAAGTGGCTGCAGTGCCCCTGTGCTGGGTGTGGACAGCAGCCCTGCACCCGTCAAGCTCCCTGGGAAGGGCACCTGTGGCCGTGGCTGCGCTCAGTCAGGGCCGCTGTCAGGCTCCAGGCATGGGGAAGACACAGCAGGAAGGGGCTGAGGCCGAGCTCTCCAAGGTCTGCATTCCTGGGGTCCCCCAGGAGGGCAGAACCAGCCCTGAGGGCCCACTTTCCGTGTCGCTGACTGTGGTACCTCGGCCACTGGGGCCCATGCACAGGTGGGGAAGTCGAGGCAGGGCTGAGCAGAGAGCTTGCCGGAGCAGAGATCTGCAGCCAGGTGGCCTGAACACTCACCTGAGGTGACACCCAGGAGCTCCTGCTGTCTGCACAGGACCCACTCAGGGCGCCTCCCACAGAGTCAGCACCACTGCCCACGCCTGGCCTCCACCTGCCGGCTTCAGGCTCCCTGTCCACGAGGCCCAGACCTGCCCGGGAGGCCCCTGCTCACTGGGGgtctgcctggcctggggctcagggacGCTGGCCCGGCTCTGGCTGCTTGTCCAGATCTCCCCTCAGTCCTGGTGTTGCTTTGTTCCATgatctctttgtctctgtctgtctgtctgtctttaccTGCCTCCCTATCTTTCTGTCAGTCTCCCTGTCTGGGTGCCTAGAGCCGACCTAGGCCAGGGCACAGAAGGATTCAGGGTGGGGATTTCGGAGGGTGGCTCTGGTCCAGGTAAGGCCACACGAGGCCTGTCCGTGCTTCCTCCACAGCTGGACCCCTGACATCTGCCTTCTTCAACCCCACGCTGGCCACCTCAGTTACCTTCCACTGCGCAGGGCACACCTTACTGGAGTATGCACAGGTGTACTGGCTGGGCCCTCTGACAGGTAAGGGCCGGCGGGGGTCACTGGGGGCCCCTGGAGCTCCCAGGGGCAGAGGCAAGGCTAGCCCTGGGCGTGGCTCATGGTTGGGGAACAGGCCACACAAAGCATCCTGGTAGGCCAGCCTGCAGGGTCCAGCTTTCTGGTGGAGAGTCCATTCAGGGGCTGCAtcctttggggaggggagggagccgggTCAGATTCCCAGCCtgctggcaccccctccccccagcccaggtcTGCAGGCCCCCCAGACCCAGGTCTACaatcccccgcccccatcctagGGAAAGTCTGGCATGCCCAGGTGTCTTGGGCTGCAAGAAGCCCGAGGGCCGTATGTCTGACACTCGGTCTCCTGCAGGGATGGTGCTGGCCGTCCTGCTGTACCACGGCCACCTGCCCTGCCTTTTCCAGAGGAACCTGCTGTACAGTCAGAAGAACAAGTATCGAACCCCCAAAGGGAAGCCAGCCCCAGGGCCTGAAGGCGCCCAGACACCCACAGAGGGTTGCAGAGGCCAGGAGCCCAGGCAGAGGCgggtggggcagcagccgctgggGTCCCTGTGGAGCTCCATGTGGAGGCCAGGTCCCTGGCTGAGGGGCAGGAAACCCACCTCTACTTCCTCCCCGGAAGCCATTCGTCAATAAACcgtccccagccctgcctgtctCCCTGGCCTAGCAGAGGCCTCTGAAGAGGCGGAGGCTGGTCTAAGTCCCCCACATCGTTCCACAAGGTCTGTCCCGCCTCTTCTTGACAGAGTCAGAATCAAAGCTAAGACCGAGGAGGAAAGGCCAAAGTCCAGGTAGGCAACCTGGGCCTGGGAAGACCCAAAGGCAGAGTCTCCCATAGAgggctcctggctgccctgcacacaccccagcaCCGTGCCCCAGGGAGCTCTGAGTGGCTAGGACACCCTGAAATCTGCTGGGAGGTTATGGATGGTGGCTGAAGCCTGAGGCTGCAGGGAAGTGGGCCAGACAAAGGGCCCCCAACCCTTTCATCCACCAGCACCCTGACCCTCAGGGCAGCAGGTCCTCAAAGCCAGGTGAACCCTTGCCAATCACAGGGCCTTCAGGGCagatctcccccacccctcagccatTTCCTCCCCAGAGTGGACTTGGAATCTTTCACCCCAAGAGGGCAAAGGCCCCTCTGCTGGGGG
This Eptesicus fuscus isolate TK198812 chromosome 11, DD_ASM_mEF_20220401, whole genome shotgun sequence DNA region includes the following protein-coding sequences:
- the LOC103283457 gene encoding aquaporin-12 — encoded protein: MAGLNVSLSFFLATIAVCQAARRASKALLPKGAYASFALEAAGAAQLGACCLEMRMLAELGPWAGGFGPDLLLTLLFLLFLAHGATFDGASANPTVSLQELLLAEASLPGTLLKLAAQELGMQAACALTRLYWAWELSDLHVLQNLMAEHCSSALRTTVAHGALVEGACAFVFHLTLLRLRNSLPVYRVSAVALLVTVSAYTAGPLTSAFFNPTLATSVTFHCAGHTLLEYAQVYWLGPLTGMVLAVLLYHGHLPCLFQRNLLYSQKNKYRTPKGKPAPGPEGAQTPTEGQQVLKAR